DNA from Daucus carota subsp. sativus chromosome 1, DH1 v3.0, whole genome shotgun sequence:
GTCGATGGAGGGCTGCTACTGGTGTCTTGTGTGATAAAAGTGTACCGTATCAGTTGAAAGGTAAATTCTATCGAGTAGCGATCAGACCGTCATTGCTATATGGTTCTGAGTGCTGGCCATTAAGAAAAGCTCAGGAGCGTAGGCTAGAGACAGCGGAAATGCGTATGTTGCGTTGGATGTGTGGTAAAACCAGGACAGATCATATACCAAATGTTACTTTTCGACGCCTTTTAGGTGTGGAGGCTATCTCTAAGAAAATAAGGGAGGGGCGTTTACGTTGGTATGGACATGTTCGACGAAAATGTAACTCGGCCACGGTTAGAAGAGTTGAACATATATCGGTTCGGGGTAAGAGAAAGAGAGGTCGGCCCCGTCGGACGTGGGCTGATCAATTAAGTTTAGATATGGGAGCCCTAAATCTCACGGGTGATATGACAGTAGATAGAAATGATTGGAGAAGAcgtattagagtagttgagactCGGTCTCGTGGCGTCTAGAGGTTTTGATTGTCATGACATTATGTTTTCAGAACAGGTTCAGATTATTGATGGACATAGGAATTAAATACAAAGAGGTTTTGAGTGTTATGGCTATATACGGTGACGAAGAGGTTCAGCTCTTTCATTGACAGACGAATTAGAGGTAAAGGTGAGTCCCATGTGTTCGCAACCATGGGCTCATGTACTATTTACATATGTATCATATCACACCATACTTTGTCTTGCACTAAGCTGGGGGTCTGCACGGAAACAGCCTCCCTATTCTTTAGAGTAGGGGCATTGTCTACGTACATTTTACCCTCCCCAGACCCTGCtttaagcgggatatactgggtttgtttggtttggtttggttttctCTGGCTCTAGTTCAAGGGTGGTGCAGTTATGAAAACGCTGCTGCGTTCCGAACTACACATATACCAGCAGGGCTGCACTAATTGTCAAATTGATTCTCAGGGAGATTTAAATGTTATCTTTATGcatatcaaaacaaaataagcTTTTAACACCTGCAAACCTAAAGTTATCAGAATCGCATGTCCAATATAAATCCTTACAAAGTATCTCTTAGCATAGTTGGGTTGATGTGATTGtataagaaataaaacaaaccaCAAGCCAGCAATCACTTGTATACTTGACTTGACAGCAGAACTTACTTCACAAGCTTCAGGACAATCATCCTACTAAATCTAACCCATCCATCCCAAGAATATTTGTTAATACAATGAGATATATTTCTTAACTGCCAAATTGTATCACAAACaacttttatgtatatatttattagtaaACAGCAATTTCAAGCAATGTTCTTGATAAACCATTCatcatttcaaaaaaattagtgTAACCACTATGAACAATTAAGAAGCATAGCATAGAAGATTGCTATGTTGCCGTAGACACAACTTCTACAGAAATAAACATGAGCACTAAATTTAAGTAAAAGTGTAAAGAAGCATGAGCACCATAATCCAGATGTTTGCAGTTGGACTGCGCATTGGCAGATCCTCCGACCTTGGCTTCAACCTTGGTTAAAATCTTTATAGACcgaaattgcagtcctgtatgAACTCATTATCATAATCAACATACTTTGTCCATATTGAGCGAAACTGGTTCATGGCAATATCAAGCCATGGTTTCATGTTCCCGTTAAAGTGAACCACTGCAGCATTTCGAATCTCTTCCATGTTTATGCTTGGGTTGTACCCAAGACCCAACACATGCCAAGATTTGTCTAGTGGCTTGGTTGTTGAGTAGAATGTGATCAGGCCTGGTGGCAACGTCCCCAATTTCCACAAGGTCCGGTTTTCATTCTGCAGAGAAACATGAACACTAATCAGTCTATGTGAGGAAAGAAAAAATCAACCGAACCCACAACCTCAAGAAAGCAAATGGTATAGAACAGACTAAATCCAGAGTAGTGGAATATATGGGTAGAGGTAGCACCGAATTAGATAATAATTATAAACAGACTGATTAAGACTTCCttaataatgaaacaaaaagacAAATCGACTACATTTACGATATGATTAATGTAGATTCTTAAATTAAATGTGCTAATTAAGACTTCAAAATCTAAAGGACGCACAAAAAAGGtaataaaaatacaatattaCATAACATAATAACATAGTATGTTTGTCAATCTCCGTGAgctagaaataatgaattggaAATAACAGAATTACTTGAATCTAATAATTTACAAAACAGTTTCTAAGATTCTATGTCTTACCAGATTCTGCCAGTAATGGTACTGCTCAGTGCACTTCTCTTTCCTCCAAGCATCCAGATCAAAGAAGTTCATCCCATAAGCCCACGCACATGCCTTTGGGCTGAAATTCTGTTTGATCAGTGGATGAGAAAAATTCATGTATTGTGCATACCGATGAAAAGACCCAAAGCACGTCTCAACAGCTCCGTTCACCTTCCCGTCCATATCTATCTTCCAAAGTCCGGTCAAATCCTTCTGGACAATAATATCATCATCCAAAAACAAAATCCTATGCAGCTTCGGGTACAATTCAGGCAGATAAAACCTGATATGATTCAATATAGACAAATACTTTGGGTTCCTAAACTTCATATTGGTTGTGTCTTTGGTGGCATTCTCGAGTTTGTTCTCAAAATAGAACTTGAGCAGATTTGCAGATTCAAGCTGGCGAAGAACCGGAACATAAGAAGAGTTCAAGAATTTGTAGTCTTCAACTGCCTTGACCTCAACATGGGCGCCATTGTAATCCCTCATCTTAAACATAACTTGCATAGCTCCGAGATTCATTTTATCAGTGACAACATGAAAAACATGCTGACTAGGATCTTTCGCATTCTTCACAGCCGAATTCACCACCACCGAAGCTGCAATCACATTATCAGAGAAAATTGCATAGTGATATAGGTTTGGATCTTCAATTACAGGCGGAGTTTCCTTCCCCTCATCAGAATACTTATCCGGATTGGCAATCCTCTCTTCCATGAGCCTCATCGTAACACAATGCAAGCTCTTGGGGATGGATTTAGCAGCAATCAAACTGGAAAAAGCCCCTTGCTTCTTAGCCTTAGTCAACTGCTCATTCTGAGCAAAGATGGTATCTTTTAACTTCTGAATTTTGAGTTGATTATCAAAAGACTCTTTGGCCTCGGTGATGACCTGTCTGGTGAGCTTAATACGCTCCTTGACCTCCTTCTCAAACTGCCTGAGAAGTGATTCGTCAATGGAACTAGAGTCGGAGCTGTGCAGCGGTTGGTAAGCAGGGCTGGAAAGGAGATAGGTATAATTACGGGAGAGATCAGCAAAAACACGAACAAGCTTGGAGTTTTCAAGCTTGAGCTTGCGGGCGTAGGAAGCGTAAGCAAGCACAAGGGATTTGTGATCATCAGCCTGCTTACGGATCTGATCGAGACGGGGTCTGAGAGGATCAGACTTGAGGGCCAATACAGATCTTGAAGTATGAAATGATAATTCAACTCCATTATAAGAAGAAGCATCAGCATCATGATGATGATTATAAGCAACGGCCTAATAAATCCCAAAGAgagcaaaattaaaattaaaatcaaggaaagagtgatgtgATTAATGGGCAAAGTGAGTATTAATTGAATTACTAGTAAGTGAATAGatgaatattaaaatcaaaGTGGTAGAAACACAAAGGGGATTGATTAATTTAATAAGGAGAGAATGAAGAAGAGACTTACTCGGGGGAGATCGGAGGAGAGTGTGATGAAAAGGAAGAGTAAAGTGGCCACGGACAAGAGGAGGAGGAGCTTCACGGCGGATCCAAGCGGCGTCGTGCTGCCCATTTCCCCAAATCTTCTTCCTCTTGTATCTTTTAAGATTCACTGATTTGCTTGTTGCTTAATTTGCTTAAATTCTTCTTCTCATTTGGAAACCACCGAGAGAGATGAGTGGAATTTTAACAATACGAATAAAGCAGTGGTACGACTTATGAGTATGAGTAGTGATGCACCGACACAAATGTGAAATGTACCTCCAAGATCAAATTATTTCTCGACTCCAGATTCATTTCATCCTCATTTTCTATTGTCGCCGAAGCTGactttgtattaaaaaaatttggccCCTCCGCATTATAGTTAGAATGATATAAAAttctgattaaatatttaattataattttaaaattttatattattatttatttaaacggGATGTCTAACCTGTGCGCTAAGAGCACATGATAAGTCATAATAACTATCATTAAGTATCCTTCATGTTGCATGAATATCAAGTGTATGTGTATGAAGTtagtcaaaattttattaaatgctaactatatatttacttttgatttattt
Protein-coding regions in this window:
- the LOC108215795 gene encoding uncharacterized protein LOC108215795, which encodes MLFADDIVLIAESRYEVNVKLEQWRASLEGYGLRLSRSKTEYLCTNFSEEIHEEGVSVCIAESRVPQVNTFKYLGSIIQSNGDISADVTHRISIGWCRWRAATGVLCDKSVPYQLKGKFYRVAIRPSLLYGSECWPLRKAQERRLETAEMRMLRWMCGKTRTDHIPNVTFRRLLGVEAISKKIREGRLRWYGHVRRKCNSATVRRVEHISVRGKRKRGRPRRTWADQLSLDMGALNLTGDMTVDRNDWRRRIRVVETRSRGV
- the LOC108205018 gene encoding galacturonosyltransferase 8, with the translated sequence MGSTTPLGSAVKLLLLLSVATLLFLFITLSSDLPRAVAYNHHHDADASSYNGVELSFHTSRSVLALKSDPLRPRLDQIRKQADDHKSLVLAYASYARKLKLENSKLVRVFADLSRNYTYLLSSPAYQPLHSSDSSSIDESLLRQFEKEVKERIKLTRQVITEAKESFDNQLKIQKLKDTIFAQNEQLTKAKKQGAFSSLIAAKSIPKSLHCVTMRLMEERIANPDKYSDEGKETPPVIEDPNLYHYAIFSDNVIAASVVVNSAVKNAKDPSQHVFHVVTDKMNLGAMQVMFKMRDYNGAHVEVKAVEDYKFLNSSYVPVLRQLESANLLKFYFENKLENATKDTTNMKFRNPKYLSILNHIRFYLPELYPKLHRILFLDDDIIVQKDLTGLWKIDMDGKVNGAVETCFGSFHRYAQYMNFSHPLIKQNFSPKACAWAYGMNFFDLDAWRKEKCTEQYHYWQNLNENRTLWKLGTLPPGLITFYSTTKPLDKSWHVLGLGYNPSINMEEIRNAAVVHFNGNMKPWLDIAMNQFRSIWTKYVDYDNEFIQDCNFGL